The window GCCCGGTCAGTTTTGATAAACGTAAGGGCATCGGCCTGCATGAGGTTTGCCAGCCGTTCCTGCCACTCATCACTATAGGAAATGGTTTCTGAAGCGAGCACAGAATACTCCCATTTTCCTTCAAGGAACCTGAAATGGCAGCAAGCCAGGTCAAGTCCATCTAGGGAAGTGCCAGACATAGCGCCTATAAGTGTGTAGGTATTGATCATCTGAAATGACTTTCTAAAATTTATAACCAGGGTATAGACGCTTAGGAGGTGGTGCGTTGCTGCTGCCCTTCTCTCTGATCTATATCTATACCCATTTTAGCCATAAGTGCACTGGCGTTAAAGCTGGTGCATAAACCTGGCTCTAATTTATAGTTGAAGCGGATCTCCTGGCCAATAACTTCACTGTTAAAGCTGTAGTTGCGTAAGCCGGCACCACTTGCAGTCTGGCCCAGGTCCAGATCGTGGGTTGAAATCATACCGGAAGCATTCAGCCCCTGCAATTGACGAATAAGTGCTGCAGCTCCTTTGTGCCTGTCGGCAGAATTGGTGCCTTTCAGGATCTCATCCAGTAAGAATAGTACTGGTAAATCCGGATTAGCATCAGGAGGCAGGGCAAGCTCCTGCGTTGGCAGGTCTGCGGCAAGTGTTTCCTGAACGGAACTGGCCCTAAGCAGCCTAAGCAGCTGCCGTATGCGTTGTAATTCTGCATAAAAAGAAGAAACGTTTTCGGCCAGCGAATCCTGGGTGCGCATGCTGGTAAATACCTGCATGCAGCTTATCCGCATTTGCCTGGCACATACAGGAGCACCTGTGAGTGCCAGTACCGCGTTTATGCCCACTGTTCTTAAAAATGTACTCTTGCCGGCCATATTTGAGCCGGTAATTAATACCACTTCTCCTTTGCCTTTCAGGCTAAAGTCATTTGTAACCCTTCCCAGTGGCAGCAGCGGGTGTCCCAGCTCCTGTGCCTCATACAAATGTTCTGAGGCAGGCACAATTTCAGGGAATACCCATTCGGGCTCTGAGTAGGCAAGCCCTGCTATGCTGTTCAGAGCCTCCCAGGCGTAGAGGGCGTCAAACCAGGCATCAATGTCTGCTTTCACCCTTTCTTTCCAGCGCTCGGCCCTCAGCATCCAGTAAAGGTCCTGCAGGAATAAGGTGTTCAGTATCATGTAAAGTCCGTTACTGCGCGATTCTAGGCCATCTAAAATTCTGGATAACTCCCGGATCTGTCCCGATACTCTAATTTCTCCTTTCAAAAACTGCTGCTGTAATTCCTTCAGGTAGGGCGATTGCCAGTTGCCGTTTTCCAGTAGCTCAAACATGCCGGCACTACCTTTTAAAATAGTAATGCTGTTATAGGCTGCTTCTTCGGCAACTTTGGCAGCAGGGGCCAGGCGAAACACTACAAAGGTATTTACAATTGCAGCACCTATAATCCACCAGAAAGAAATATTCAGAAACAGAAAAGCCAGAATTAGCAAAACCGTAAGGGGTGGTAAGGTAGCAAAGGCAACCCGGTACATGGTGCGGGGCAGTACCACATTAGGGCTATGCAGCCAATCTTTCAGGGGTTCCAGGGTAGCATGTGACTTACGGTGGTATAAGCCAATGGCAGCAAATTGCTGGCGCCAGTCCAGCAGGGGCTTGAGTTCTTTTACTGCCTCCTGCCTGGTGGCTATGTTTTGTGGAGCGGCTGGTGTACTTAACCAGTAGGCAAGCATAGACTCGCCACCCGGCGTTGCAGCGCGGTTTATAAGCTGAAACAGTGAATGACGCCCCAGTATATCCAGATCGGGATGGTAGGTATGGAGTGCCATATAGTGTTCCTGTCCCGTAGGCATACCTTCAAACTTGTGCTGTAGCCGCTGTAACTCCTGCCTGTTTATGTCTACTAATATCTGATCCAGGCCCCAGCGTTCTTTATACTTTCTATGCTGTTTCACCAGATAAGCAAAGATAAATGGAGAAACAAAAAGTAAAGCCAGTACCCAACTGCTTAGCCGTTCATTGGCAAGGTAAATCAGGAGCACCAGCACAACAACAAAAAAAATAATCCTTGCAACCGACCATTTCTGCACCGTTTTTTTGAGGATATCGGCTGTTTCCTGGTATCGACTACTGTTATTCTGATATGTTCCTTTGGGAGAAGGTAGGGTCATAGTAAAGATGGCTGGCTGTACACAAGAATACAAAAATTTAACTCCAATAGCAGTAATGAGTTGCAGGATTAGCGCTAAACTTAAAGGGAAGGAGGCCCTAAGGCATGCAGCATAAAAAAAAGCTGCTCTTTTAAAGAACAGCTTTCTTAAATTTACACCTGCTTTTTTCTACCTGGTTATTATTTGGTTTCGGTGTGCATCCAGCTTGATAAGCACAAATAACAACACCGTGAAGGAGAGTAGGGAGGAACCTCCATAACTAAAGAATGGCAGTGGAATACCAATAACCGGGAACAGACCTATGGTCATGCCCATGTTGATCATAAAGTGGAAGAACAAAATGCCTGCCACAAAATAACCATATACCCGGGTAAACCTGAATTTCTGTCGCTCGGAAATCATAATGATGCGGATCAGAATGGCCATGTAAATGATCACCAGCAGAAAACTGCCCATCCAGCCATGTTCTTCGGCAATGGTACAGAAAATAAAGTCGGTGCTTTGCTCGGGCACAAAGTCATATTTGGTTTGGGTGCCTTCCAGAAATCCTTTGCCAAACAAACCGCCCGAACCAATGGCTATTTTAGACTGAGTAACATTCCAGCCTACACCCTGAGGATCCAGATTTGGGTTAAATAATACTTTGATACGGTTTTGCTGGTGAGGCTTTAGTACATCTGTCATAATCTTGTCTACACTGAAGATAAAGCCAGTGATCAAAAACATTGACATAAATACAATAAGAGCCTTTTGAACAGTTCTGGTTGCCAGACCAATCACCAAAAAGCCTGTTAGGAACACCCCTATAATGATCAGGATCTTGGGTACCAGCAGCGTAAGCAAAAAGAATGCAACTGCAATAATGCCAATGATGATGAGTGCCGGATTCATACCTTCGCGGTAAAAAGCAATCAGGAAAGACAAAAACACCAGGATGGTACCGGGGTCTGGCTGAAGGGCAATGAAAGCAATAGGAACAACCAGCAGGCCAAACGATATGAAATATGACTTTAGCTGATTGAATTTTACATTATAGTCATTGATATACTTGGCAAGGGTAAGTGCGGTTGCCAGTTTTGCCAGCTCCGAAGCCTGAAATTTTATAGGACCAAACTCCAGCCATGCCCGGGCGCCATTTACTTCCCTGGCAAAAATAAGGGTAGCCAGGAGCATGACAATAGCCAGGCCATAGAAGAAATAAGGGAAAGCAGTAAAGATACTGTAATCCATTAGCAGGATTAAGGCAATGAATACAACAGAAATCCCGATCCAGATAAATTGCTTACCTGAATTAGTAGC of the Flammeovirgaceae bacterium 311 genome contains:
- a CDS encoding DNA mismatch repair protein MutS domain-containing protein (COG0249 Mismatch repair ATPase (MutS family)), with the translated sequence MTLPSPKGTYQNNSSRYQETADILKKTVQKWSVARIIFFVVVLVLLIYLANERLSSWVLALLFVSPFIFAYLVKQHRKYKERWGLDQILVDINRQELQRLQHKFEGMPTGQEHYMALHTYHPDLDILGRHSLFQLINRAATPGGESMLAYWLSTPAAPQNIATRQEAVKELKPLLDWRQQFAAIGLYHRKSHATLEPLKDWLHSPNVVLPRTMYRVAFATLPPLTVLLILAFLFLNISFWWIIGAAIVNTFVVFRLAPAAKVAEEAAYNSITILKGSAGMFELLENGNWQSPYLKELQQQFLKGEIRVSGQIRELSRILDGLESRSNGLYMILNTLFLQDLYWMLRAERWKERVKADIDAWFDALYAWEALNSIAGLAYSEPEWVFPEIVPASEHLYEAQELGHPLLPLGRVTNDFSLKGKGEVVLITGSNMAGKSTFLRTVGINAVLALTGAPVCARQMRISCMQVFTSMRTQDSLAENVSSFYAELQRIRQLLRLLRASSVQETLAADLPTQELALPPDANPDLPVLFLLDEILKGTNSADRHKGAAALIRQLQGLNASGMISTHDLDLGQTASGAGLRNYSFNSEVIGQEIRFNYKLEPGLCTSFNASALMAKMGIDIDQREGQQQRTTS
- a CDS encoding rod shape-determining protein roda (COG0772 Bacterial cell division membrane protein), giving the protein MKKHDNFAIKIDWLLVILYAAVVLLGWLNIYAAVYDESSGLSIFNPATNSGKQFIWIGISVVFIALILLMDYSIFTAFPYFFYGLAIVMLLATLIFAREVNGARAWLEFGPIKFQASELAKLATALTLAKYINDYNVKFNQLKSYFISFGLLVVPIAFIALQPDPGTILVFLSFLIAFYREGMNPALIIIGIIAVAFFLLTLLVPKILIIIGVFLTGFLVIGLATRTVQKALIVFMSMFLITGFIFSVDKIMTDVLKPHQQNRIKVLFNPNLDPQGVGWNVTQSKIAIGSGGLFGKGFLEGTQTKYDFVPEQSTDFIFCTIAEEHGWMGSFLLVIIYMAILIRIIMISERQKFRFTRVYGYFVAGILFFHFMINMGMTIGLFPVIGIPLPFFSYGGSSLLSFTVLLFVLIKLDAHRNQIITR